A single window of Pseudophryne corroboree isolate aPseCor3 chromosome 5, aPseCor3.hap2, whole genome shotgun sequence DNA harbors:
- the NEUROD6 gene encoding neurogenic differentiation factor 6 gives MLTLPFDESVVMTESQICRKYVREGDEQKIAKKAESCAKQLVSHGKNIKRTPEEETEQEEEEEDKEEEDENGLPRRRGPRKKKMTKVRIERIKVRRVEANARERGRMHGLNDALDNLRKVVPCYSKTQKLSKIETLRLAKNYIWALGEILRIGKRPDLLTFVQNLCKGLSQPTTNLVAGCLQLNARSFLMGQSGDSVHHATSSYTSIYPPYHSPELSTPPGHGNLDNSKTGKPYNYCSAYESFYESTSPECTSPQFEGPLSPPSMNYNGIFSLKQEEALDYGKNYNYGMHYCAVPGRGPLGQSSMFRLPTDSHFPYDFHLRSQSLAMQDELNAVFHN, from the coding sequence TCTGTTGTAATGACGGAGTCGCAGATTTGTAGAAAATATGTTCGGGAAGGCGATGAGCAAAAAATAGCAAAAAAAGCCGAAAGCTGTGCCAAGCAGCTAGTATCACATGGGAAAAATATCAAAAGGACACCTGAAGAGGAAACAGagcaagaagaagaggaggaggacaaGGAGGAAGAGGATGAAAATGGATTGCCAAGGAGGAGGGGGCCAAGAAAAAAAAAGATGACCAAGGTCAGAATAGAAAGGATTAAAGTGAGACGAGTAGAAGCTAATGCAAGGGAAAGGGGAAGGATGCATGGCCTCAATGATGCACTGGACAATTTACGGAAAGTTGTACCTTGTTATTCTAAGACGCAAAAACTGTCTAAAATAGAAACATTGAGGCTGGCCAAAAACTATATTTGGGCTTTGGGAGAGATTCTGCGGATTGGGAAGAGACCAGATCTGCTCACCTTTGTGCAAAACCTATGTAAAGGTTTATCCCAGCCCACTACAAACTTAGTGGctggctgcctgcagcttaatgccaGAAGTTTTCTCATGGGTCAGAGTGGGGATTCAGTGCATCATGCAACATCCTCATACACTTCTATTTACCCTCCATATCACAGCCCTGAGCTTAGCACCCCACCAGGTCATGGGAACCTTGACAATTCCAAGACGGGAAAACCGTACAATTACTGTAGTGCTTATGAATCCTTTTATGAAAGCACTTCCCCCGAgtgcaccagccctcagtttgaaGGTCCCTTAAGCCCTCCCTCCATGAACTATAATGGGATATTTTCCCTGAAGCAAGAAGAGGCCTTGGACTATGGGAAAAATTACAATTATGGCATGCATTACTGTGCAGTGCCAGGCAGGGGTCCCCTTGGGCAGAGCTCTATGTTCAGGTTGCctacagacagccacttcccttaTGACTTCCATCTGCGCAGCCAGTCTCTCGCCATGCAAGATGAATTAAATGCAGTTTTTCATAATTAA